In Bacteroidetes bacterium SB0662_bin_6, one genomic interval encodes:
- a CDS encoding arabinogalactan endo-1,4-beta-galactosidase, with amino-acid sequence MPPDAQGQGNPAAAPVFLGADLSYINEMEDCGGVYRENGQLVDPFVLFAERGANLMRVRLWHTPPNQYSAFPDVQRTIRRAKDAGMQILLDFHYSDHWADPSKQVPPAAWEGLTVDGLRDSVYAYTRRVLDRLAEEDLLPEMVQIGNEINPGFLLPHGSRDDWAQLGKLLKGGIRAVRDVAKERETRIDVMLHVAQPEHAMSWFAEAARAGVEDYDLMGISYYGRWSSVPLAELSGRIEALVSSFAPRDLLVVEAAYPWTLAGADSANNIMDGEGVEPGYPATPEGQKAYLIDMTQAVFDGGGIGMVYWEPAWISTSCSTPWGKGSHWENATFFDFNAGNEVLPGIDFMNHAYDFPEGRSSPFPNRVR; translated from the coding sequence ATGCCCCCGGACGCGCAGGGCCAGGGGAATCCCGCCGCCGCCCCGGTGTTTCTGGGCGCCGATCTCTCCTACATCAACGAGATGGAAGACTGCGGCGGAGTGTACCGCGAAAACGGGCAGTTGGTAGATCCCTTTGTCCTTTTCGCCGAGCGGGGCGCCAATCTCATGCGCGTTCGTTTGTGGCATACGCCTCCGAACCAGTACAGCGCGTTTCCCGACGTGCAGCGCACGATTCGCCGCGCCAAAGACGCCGGCATGCAGATTCTGCTGGATTTCCATTATTCCGATCACTGGGCCGACCCGAGCAAGCAAGTACCGCCCGCCGCCTGGGAGGGATTGACCGTAGACGGGCTGCGGGATTCGGTCTATGCTTATACCCGGCGCGTGCTGGACCGCCTCGCAGAAGAAGACCTGCTCCCGGAAATGGTGCAGATCGGCAACGAAATCAACCCCGGATTTCTCCTGCCCCACGGCAGCCGCGACGATTGGGCGCAGTTGGGCAAACTCCTGAAGGGCGGCATCCGGGCGGTGCGCGACGTGGCGAAGGAGCGCGAAACCCGTATCGACGTCATGCTGCATGTGGCGCAGCCCGAGCACGCCATGAGCTGGTTCGCCGAAGCCGCCCGGGCAGGTGTGGAGGACTACGACCTGATGGGTATTTCCTATTACGGCCGATGGTCCTCCGTCCCGCTGGCGGAATTGTCAGGCCGCATCGAAGCGCTCGTTTCCTCCTTTGCGCCCCGCGATCTGCTGGTGGTCGAGGCGGCTTATCCCTGGACGCTGGCCGGCGCCGACTCTGCGAACAACATCATGGATGGGGAGGGCGTGGAACCCGGCTATCCTGCCACGCCCGAAGGGCAGAAGGCGTATCTTATAGATATGACGCAGGCGGTGTTCGATGGCGGTGGAATCGGCATGGTGTACTGGGAGCCTGCCTGGATATCTACGTCCTGTTCCACGCCCTGGGGCAAGGGGTCGCACTGGGAGAACGCAACCTTTTTCGATTTCAACGCAGGCAACGAAGTGCTGCCGGGTATCGACTTCATGAATCATGCCTACGATTTTCCCGAAGGGCGCAGCAGCCCGTTTCCAAATCGGGTGCGGTGA
- a CDS encoding T9SS type A sorting domain-containing protein, which translates to MPTIFPKGAAARSRTVCGNSDTRHPFSRAGCPLCLFSLCSIALALLWAGLLSHSTAAQTLPVTFRYIPEQVIAERAFLPGAFNGWGTPYQADTPSCIREDHASAMSFVRFERYWLYTISLEIGSTYQYKVQVHLNIAGTDCSWLTDPLNPRSNPADNDNSVLTVTDPMIFQPAQEIDNGAFSAGLFSTQPFVSVVYHINGVEYTDGLDHYDADTGVFRVKTARRIPPGAQFRVAATDQAGRSVEAEIGRVLAPVEWVGPSFSTVGEEVSLRAHVTGLDGAVDPDITQATLLRNGEEMGTVPVTDGEARVTAPLELGDNEFQLRLDPDGGAVPRPLVSDPIVIERRLHPLDREYFDFSVTGSGNQFNIYLTPIPSADPTGVTLEVVLPDDFIDPFNTTEVTGGAKGPDGGFVGVVAGPGEVYVNFDITHSNGEKERRRIAVVIEEDGTAREMRYEETASWVHNAVVYEIFPFSFGPEATGTPANPGRRLRDITGELDYIAQMGFNTIWFMPIMHNQIMNQVSGGYNIIDFYKVDPRLGTNADFKALVARAHALGIRIILDITPSHVSPAHPWVASLRNGGPYGAYLQTEPSPHNLGRDNRGANLPEVRQAGADYYKYQGFGDLANLDWNHDDLQAEMLDVLAFWVNEFDIDGWRLDVYWGPWRRYGPDRFGRPIRTLMKRLKPDAWLLGEIVGTGGGTEVYYADALHGARFEGGVDAGYDWPFYHNAIRGAYGRLATYDRYAHNNDFYPGPNARYFRFLENHDEQRIASLYASSPDRLFPLAGFLLTTTGVPMVYQGQEVAFHAGADPRRAPVNWNTPRNGEFARHYQRLAHARARFPAFGSQQLHTLTTRGVYAYARPYPDENAVVLINFSSVSRTLTVDPSPHVTMSNPGSIPYYDIFADTSAAYTGAFEVTVPPYETVIYITSEDPGFETPSLPSLPYGAVYTAAEQEELPASVKLSRNYPNPFNPETTIEYMLPRTGMVRLVVYDLLGREVARLVDGLRPAGRHQIRFSAGEHPSGTYVYRLETAGERYTQTMVLAK; encoded by the coding sequence ATGCCTACGATTTTCCCGAAGGGCGCAGCAGCCCGCTCCCGGACCGTGTGCGGTAATTCCGATACGCGCCATCCCTTTTCCCGGGCGGGCTGCCCGCTTTGCCTGTTCAGCCTGTGCTCCATAGCGCTTGCCCTCTTGTGGGCGGGCCTCCTGTCGCATTCCACCGCCGCCCAAACCCTTCCCGTCACCTTCCGCTACATCCCCGAACAGGTTATTGCGGAGCGGGCCTTTCTGCCCGGCGCATTCAACGGATGGGGTACCCCGTACCAGGCGGATACTCCTTCCTGCATCCGGGAAGACCACGCCTCGGCCATGTCGTTCGTGCGGTTCGAGCGCTACTGGCTTTACACCATCTCCCTCGAAATAGGCAGCACCTACCAGTACAAGGTGCAGGTGCACCTGAATATCGCGGGCACCGATTGCTCCTGGCTCACCGATCCGCTGAACCCCCGGTCCAATCCCGCGGACAACGACAATTCGGTGCTCACCGTCACGGACCCCATGATCTTCCAGCCCGCCCAGGAGATCGACAACGGCGCCTTCTCCGCCGGACTGTTCTCCACGCAGCCGTTCGTTTCCGTCGTCTATCATATCAACGGGGTCGAATATACCGACGGCCTGGATCACTACGACGCCGATACGGGGGTTTTCCGGGTCAAAACCGCCCGGCGCATTCCTCCCGGCGCGCAGTTTCGCGTGGCAGCCACCGATCAGGCGGGGCGCAGCGTCGAAGCCGAGATAGGCCGTGTCCTCGCTCCGGTCGAGTGGGTGGGCCCATCCTTTTCCACGGTCGGCGAGGAAGTTTCCCTGCGCGCCCATGTCACGGGCCTCGACGGGGCCGTAGACCCCGACATCACGCAGGCCACGCTCCTGCGCAACGGCGAAGAAATGGGCACAGTCCCCGTAACCGATGGAGAAGCGCGCGTCACGGCGCCGCTCGAACTGGGCGACAACGAGTTCCAGCTCCGCCTCGATCCCGACGGGGGCGCCGTCCCGCGCCCGCTCGTTTCCGATCCGATCGTGATCGAGCGCCGCCTGCACCCGCTGGACCGCGAGTATTTCGATTTTTCCGTAACAGGCTCCGGAAACCAGTTCAATATTTACTTAACCCCGATTCCTTCCGCGGATCCCACCGGTGTGACCCTGGAAGTGGTGCTTCCCGACGATTTCATCGACCCGTTCAACACCACGGAGGTAACGGGGGGTGCTAAAGGCCCGGACGGCGGTTTCGTCGGCGTTGTCGCCGGCCCCGGAGAGGTGTACGTGAATTTCGATATTACCCACTCCAACGGCGAAAAAGAGCGCCGCCGCATCGCCGTCGTCATCGAGGAGGACGGCACGGCGCGGGAAATGCGCTACGAGGAGACCGCCTCCTGGGTCCACAACGCGGTGGTCTACGAAATTTTCCCCTTCAGTTTCGGGCCGGAAGCTACCGGGACCCCCGCGAACCCGGGCCGCCGCCTCCGCGACATCACCGGCGAACTGGACTACATCGCACAGATGGGTTTCAACACCATCTGGTTCATGCCGATCATGCATAACCAGATCATGAATCAGGTTTCCGGCGGCTACAACATCATTGATTTCTACAAGGTCGATCCCCGCCTGGGCACGAACGCGGATTTCAAGGCTCTCGTAGCGCGGGCGCACGCACTCGGCATTCGCATCATCCTCGACATTACGCCCAGCCATGTATCCCCGGCGCACCCGTGGGTCGCCAGCCTGCGCAACGGCGGTCCGTACGGGGCCTACCTGCAGACGGAGCCCAGCCCGCACAACCTCGGGCGCGACAACCGGGGCGCGAATCTTCCCGAAGTCCGGCAGGCCGGCGCCGATTATTACAAATACCAGGGATTCGGGGATCTGGCGAACCTCGACTGGAACCACGACGACCTGCAAGCCGAGATGCTCGATGTGCTGGCGTTCTGGGTGAACGAATTCGATATCGACGGCTGGCGGCTGGACGTGTACTGGGGGCCGTGGCGGCGCTACGGGCCGGATCGCTTCGGGCGGCCCATCCGCACGCTCATGAAACGCCTGAAGCCGGACGCCTGGCTGCTCGGCGAGATCGTGGGGACGGGCGGCGGCACGGAGGTCTACTACGCCGATGCCCTGCACGGCGCCCGTTTCGAGGGGGGCGTCGACGCGGGTTACGACTGGCCGTTTTACCATAACGCCATACGCGGCGCATACGGACGCCTCGCCACGTACGACCGGTATGCGCACAACAACGACTTTTACCCCGGCCCGAACGCCCGCTACTTCCGTTTTCTGGAGAACCACGACGAACAGCGCATCGCTTCGCTGTATGCTTCCAGCCCCGACCGCCTGTTCCCGCTCGCAGGGTTCCTGCTCACGACCACCGGCGTGCCGATGGTGTACCAGGGACAGGAGGTGGCTTTCCATGCCGGGGCGGACCCGAGGCGCGCGCCGGTGAACTGGAACACGCCCCGCAACGGCGAATTCGCCCGCCATTACCAGCGTCTGGCGCATGCCCGCGCCCGGTTCCCGGCCTTCGGCTCCCAGCAACTCCATACGCTGACGACGCGCGGCGTGTATGCCTATGCGCGTCCGTATCCGGACGAGAATGCGGTCGTTCTGATCAACTTTTCGTCCGTTTCGCGCACCCTGACGGTAGACCCGAGCCCGCACGTTACGATGTCGAATCCCGGGTCCATCCCGTATTACGACATTTTTGCGGATACATCGGCGGCCTATACAGGCGCGTTCGAGGTGACGGTGCCTCCCTATGAAACGGTTATATATATAACGAGTGAAGATCCCGGTTTTGAAACGCCTTCGCTTCCGTCCCTGCCGTACGGGGCGGTCTACACGGCGGCGGAGCAGGAAGAGTTGCCCGCTTCTGTGAAACTTTCAAGGAATTATCCGAATCCCTTCAACCCGGAGACGACTATCGAGTATATGTTGCCTCGAACCGGGATGGTTCGCCTGGTCGTGTACGATCTGCTGGGCAGGGAAGTAGCCCGCCTGGTGGATGGTTTGCGCCCTGCAGGCCGTCACCAGATACGTTTCAGCGCGGGGGAACACCCCAGTGGAACGTATGTATACCGGCTCGAAACCGCCGGGGAGCGGTATACGCAGACGATGGTTCTGGCGAAATGA
- a CDS encoding tyrosine-type recombinase/integrase, protein MITPNGHAARISTDTNLIEKFLAKYERPNTIRIYRYFLRLFFGKGVVNIQEARAITTDYVNKKIEEAEKVFAPSTVEGLVTTASLFFDWLCALDIVRKNPANKHLIRKRRRENRAQRKIFALSKEEAQRLLDATFTGPNRCNTEKRNHAIVLTLLNCLLRRSEISAMDVEHIRRLHGHWVLDLPDTKGGVNQFVKIPVHVVDTIQDMRAYYGIESGPLWRAMAGPTLGARLSARQINYVIWRAARRAGLPPGISIHTLRHTGCTLALEAGATLHQVQIHARHKSINTTLRYIHQRDKLSNSAADFIGI, encoded by the coding sequence ATGATCACCCCAAACGGGCACGCCGCCCGTATCAGCACCGATACCAACCTGATCGAGAAATTTCTCGCGAAATACGAACGCCCCAACACGATTCGCATTTATCGCTATTTCCTGAGGCTATTCTTCGGGAAGGGAGTGGTAAACATCCAGGAAGCCAGAGCGATCACCACCGATTACGTCAACAAAAAAATCGAAGAGGCGGAAAAAGTTTTTGCACCGTCTACCGTCGAAGGCCTGGTGACCACTGCATCCCTCTTTTTCGACTGGCTTTGCGCCTTGGACATTGTGCGTAAAAATCCGGCGAACAAGCACCTTATCCGAAAGCGAAGGCGAGAGAATAGAGCGCAGCGCAAGATATTCGCTCTGTCGAAAGAAGAAGCCCAACGCCTGCTCGATGCAACGTTCACGGGACCGAACCGGTGCAATACAGAAAAGCGCAATCATGCCATTGTCCTTACGCTGCTTAACTGCCTGCTCCGACGTTCCGAAATTAGCGCTATGGACGTAGAGCACATCCGAAGACTACACGGACATTGGGTGCTCGACCTCCCCGACACGAAAGGCGGCGTTAATCAATTCGTTAAGATACCTGTTCATGTAGTGGATACAATACAGGATATGCGAGCATACTACGGCATCGAATCCGGGCCGCTATGGAGGGCAATGGCAGGCCCGACGTTGGGTGCTCGCTTGAGTGCGCGGCAGATCAACTATGTCATTTGGAGGGCAGCGAGGCGGGCTGGATTGCCACCGGGAATTTCCATCCATACCCTAAGGCATACGGGATGTACGCTTGCGCTGGAAGCGGGCGCAACACTCCATCAGGTGCAGATCCACGCGCGGCACAAGAGTATCAACACTACCCTGCGCTACATTCACCAGAGAGACAAACTCAGCAACTCCGCCGCCGACTTTATAGGGATATAA
- a CDS encoding T9SS type A sorting domain-containing protein — MTFLLQKFNAINRTRTETRARSGLRSPASGIAFTGRFAACLLLAGFLGVGSAMAQPKVLRMGGGELKVAIGDNQVHHYLIDTDGDGDFDDETLTAAGTNPTGQGGTVTNTFLIGGLALVTWEDDGSNDSLAVTPIAVGSFKIAVAPSATADIGTGNVGTPHTFEIVSGHAPTLKGVGTGQAYNNGANADMEELELISRDATSKTYDLLEWFDDPNDVFLTYDTSVDMVAKADNADYDAADPATHPRRDKVTKDGVAIVSATPAGTKLTVALTKDAKEDDQTDIWVFGRDGSEYARKQIRVTIGEPTLPYVMNGLGGDVLREDDQENTSYDLTTGFMDPDVDDATRFNNAAICADPLANGCAVGALSYSVSISDKDAAAVPEKTGDEGVSGTWVTPYMTAEFDAATNMLEVNPRNPGSATFEVTGTDKGLVCKTGYTLTLANDGGFTPDVTVDRCKRAESGTQGEPGFVAADSTGTFPDAKSVKHKFTVTIVTKTSPMPDAAIPDRLADPTTDDKDPTNDALVADGDAVTFDLEDLNGAKDNAPKAFADPTKEGLTYKVTAAQKDEKDVVNISVDGSMVTLTPIWRSGDATVDVTVIATNNLNEDSVPSKFSLKVQTATKPVVNQLPAIQGILAQGFSLNTGGKPLVLQLMNLNNAEDPKMAIPLFIDPNHDGSGGLPGGLLLKMQVSDVVADHVYENQSKENDVTTSAMRLVLNPAAPNPTLTITPTGANSATVTVWAIDRERLMTKATTTITVVSGVSAEDEELPTEVELSQNYPNPFNPQTTIDYALPQAGNVSLIVYDMLGREVDVLLDGPQAAGRHTVRFGANHLPNGTYVYRLIAGDKTITRTMVLVK; from the coding sequence ATGACGTTCTTGCTTCAGAAATTCAATGCGATCAACCGCACTCGCACAGAGACGCGGGCCCGAAGCGGCTTGCGGTCTCCCGCAAGCGGCATCGCTTTCACCGGCCGTTTCGCGGCCTGCCTGTTGCTTGCGGGCTTCCTGGGTGTGGGGTCAGCAATGGCACAGCCCAAGGTGCTCCGTATGGGAGGCGGGGAGCTAAAGGTTGCCATCGGCGATAATCAGGTGCATCACTACCTGATCGATACCGATGGGGATGGAGATTTTGACGACGAGACGCTGACTGCGGCGGGTACTAATCCTACCGGACAAGGCGGGACCGTGACGAATACGTTTCTCATCGGAGGCCTTGCCTTGGTTACTTGGGAAGACGACGGCAGCAACGACTCTCTGGCAGTCACTCCGATTGCGGTAGGTTCCTTCAAGATTGCTGTGGCTCCAAGTGCCACGGCTGACATTGGCACGGGCAACGTAGGCACACCCCACACTTTCGAAATCGTGTCGGGCCATGCGCCCACGCTTAAGGGCGTTGGCACCGGGCAAGCGTACAATAATGGCGCAAATGCTGATATGGAGGAACTCGAACTGATATCGAGGGACGCCACATCGAAAACGTACGACCTGCTTGAGTGGTTCGACGATCCGAACGATGTGTTCCTTACCTACGATACCAGTGTGGATATGGTGGCTAAAGCCGATAATGCCGATTACGATGCGGCGGATCCGGCGACACACCCGCGAAGAGACAAGGTCACAAAAGACGGTGTCGCCATCGTGAGTGCGACACCAGCTGGCACCAAGTTGACGGTTGCGCTTACGAAAGATGCGAAGGAGGACGACCAGACCGACATCTGGGTGTTCGGGCGCGACGGCAGCGAATACGCCAGGAAGCAGATTCGGGTGACCATAGGGGAGCCAACCCTGCCGTATGTCATGAATGGACTTGGGGGCGACGTGCTGCGCGAGGATGATCAGGAGAACACCTCGTATGATCTGACAACGGGTTTCATGGATCCTGATGTGGATGATGCTACCAGATTTAACAATGCTGCTATTTGCGCTGATCCCTTGGCAAACGGTTGTGCTGTAGGCGCATTGTCCTACTCGGTCAGCATAAGCGATAAGGATGCAGCAGCCGTCCCGGAAAAGACTGGAGACGAAGGGGTGTCCGGTACTTGGGTTACGCCGTACATGACCGCCGAGTTTGATGCTGCGACCAACATGTTGGAGGTCAATCCCCGTAATCCAGGGTCGGCCACGTTCGAGGTAACGGGCACGGATAAGGGGTTGGTGTGCAAGACTGGTTATACTTTAACTCTGGCAAATGATGGGGGCTTCACCCCTGACGTTACTGTGGACAGGTGCAAAAGGGCTGAGAGTGGCACTCAAGGCGAACCCGGTTTTGTCGCTGCCGACAGCACCGGGACATTCCCTGACGCCAAGTCCGTAAAGCATAAGTTCACCGTGACGATCGTGACCAAGACCTCGCCGATGCCGGATGCTGCCATCCCTGACCGGCTCGCCGATCCGACCACTGATGACAAGGATCCGACCAACGATGCGTTGGTGGCCGATGGCGATGCGGTAACGTTCGATCTGGAAGACCTGAACGGCGCGAAGGATAATGCTCCGAAGGCGTTCGCGGATCCCACGAAGGAAGGTTTGACATACAAGGTGACGGCGGCGCAGAAGGACGAGAAGGATGTGGTCAATATAAGCGTCGACGGTTCTATGGTGACGCTTACACCGATCTGGCGTTCAGGCGACGCGACTGTTGACGTTACGGTCATAGCCACGAACAACCTTAACGAGGACAGTGTCCCTTCGAAGTTCAGCTTGAAGGTCCAGACGGCCACGAAGCCAGTGGTGAATCAGCTTCCTGCTATACAAGGTATTCTGGCTCAGGGCTTCTCACTGAATACGGGCGGCAAGCCGCTGGTGCTGCAGCTGATGAACCTCAACAATGCTGAGGATCCGAAGATGGCCATCCCTCTATTCATCGATCCGAATCATGATGGGAGCGGTGGGCTTCCGGGCGGCCTTTTGCTCAAGATGCAGGTGTCGGATGTGGTAGCCGATCATGTCTACGAGAACCAGAGCAAGGAGAATGATGTGACCACATCGGCCATGCGCTTGGTGCTGAACCCGGCCGCGCCCAATCCCACGCTGACGATTACACCTACCGGCGCCAACTCGGCGACCGTGACGGTCTGGGCCATCGACCGTGAACGTCTTATGACTAAGGCCACGACGACCATCACGGTGGTATCGGGCGTGAGCGCGGAAGACGAGGAGCTTCCGACGGAAGTCGAGCTTTCGCAGAACTATCCGAACCCGTTCAACCCGCAGACGACCATTGACTACGCGCTGCCGCAGGCAGGCAACGTGAGCCTGATCGTATACGACATGCTCGGGCGCGAAGTGGATGTGCTGCTTGACGGTCCGCAGGCCGCTGGCCGGCACACGGTGCGCTTCGGCGCGAACCACCTGCCGAACGGCACCTACGTGTACCGCCTGATCGCTGGCGACAAGACGATTACGCGCACAATGGTTCTTGTCAAATAA
- a CDS encoding T9SS type A sorting domain-containing protein yields MAFLLRRLNAIDHTRAGTRTRNALRFSASGIAFAGCFAVCLLLAGFLSVSSVTAQINVLRMGGGAITVPAVSGQEQVRSFRIGTADAVIDPTDQGGTPTTSFLVGGHALVNVVSGALTVTPIAPGAFKITVAGDATAPIGIGNPGTTHEFEIVSANAPMLRDIGGAANAYNAGVQVDMEDLELMPRDNPSEEYPLTSWFTDPNEVFITYTAEADTVGRGEPDGSDGESIIRATISDNDLTVVLTSQARMGDATDVWVFARDGSGEYARKRIQVTIGAAINPYVDSPLADVVLRENAGADTVIDLTEAFDDPENFTDINVRDPGNADATALTYAVSIDDSDAAMVGTDNEFSWVTSYMTAKVVLTDVTGGGVGHSGATVTIRPRAPGSTTFTVTATDRGRRCRSGFTFYAEDTFSRFGGPTGGEPDVDRCIEDSGNRTEADSTGLYSDAKSVKDVFILAVVTRTSPMPDTPIGARTVVADGDVLTFDLEDLNGDADGELKAFSDPTNGGLTYTLEPKDAIATITADGSVVTITPVWRADTETTRVKVTATNTRDETSFPAYFDLTVETAREPIVNQHPAVQAALAAGFSLRTGAAPLVVHLRNLTGAERAVDYVPLFIDPNVAEGDALPGGLLFSMGIDDVVAEHVYAGISRENDVYTSAMRLVLDPVAATLTVTPTAANSATVMVSATDREGYKASATTTITVVSCDGVDMSDPCQGVTTGAEGAELPTEVELSQNYPNPFNPQTTIDYALPQAGDVSLVVYDMLGREVDVLLDGPQAAGRHTVRFGANHLPNGTYVYRLIAGDKTITRTMVLVK; encoded by the coding sequence ATGGCTTTCTTGCTTCGGAGACTTAATGCAATCGACCACACTCGCGCCGGGACACGGACCCGGAACGCCTTGCGGTTTTCCGCAAGCGGCATTGCATTCGCCGGGTGTTTTGCAGTGTGCTTGTTGCTTGCGGGATTCCTGAGTGTGAGCTCCGTGACGGCACAGATCAACGTGCTCCGCATGGGAGGCGGGGCTATAACAGTTCCTGCTGTTAGCGGGCAGGAGCAGGTGCGTAGCTTCCGGATCGGGACGGCGGACGCCGTGATTGATCCTACGGATCAAGGGGGGACGCCGACGACTTCGTTTTTGGTCGGAGGACATGCTCTGGTCAACGTTGTCAGCGGCGCCTTGACGGTCACTCCGATTGCGCCGGGCGCTTTCAAGATCACTGTTGCTGGAGATGCTACGGCTCCTATAGGCATCGGAAATCCTGGCACGACCCACGAGTTCGAAATCGTGTCGGCCAATGCGCCCATGCTTAGGGATATCGGGGGCGCCGCCAATGCGTACAATGCGGGCGTGCAGGTGGATATGGAGGACCTCGAACTGATGCCGAGGGATAATCCATCCGAAGAGTACCCCCTGACTTCCTGGTTCACCGATCCGAACGAAGTGTTCATTACCTACACGGCCGAGGCGGATACGGTGGGTAGAGGAGAGCCCGATGGATCTGATGGAGAATCTATCATACGTGCGACGATATCCGACAATGACCTGACGGTTGTGCTTACAAGCCAGGCCCGGATGGGCGATGCAACCGACGTGTGGGTGTTTGCGCGTGACGGCAGCGGCGAATACGCCAGAAAGAGAATTCAGGTGACGATAGGCGCGGCAATCAATCCGTATGTCGATTCACCGCTTGCAGACGTGGTCCTGCGCGAGAATGCCGGCGCGGATACAGTGATTGATCTGACTGAGGCCTTTGACGATCCTGAAAATTTTACAGACATAAACGTCAGGGATCCCGGCAATGCGGATGCAACGGCATTGACCTACGCCGTCAGCATCGATGATAGTGATGCGGCCATGGTAGGGACGGATAACGAGTTCAGCTGGGTGACTTCGTACATGACCGCGAAGGTTGTGCTAACGGATGTGACGGGCGGCGGCGTCGGGCATTCCGGAGCTACCGTAACGATTCGCCCGCGTGCGCCGGGTTCGACCACGTTCACGGTGACGGCCACGGACAGGGGGAGGCGGTGCCGGAGTGGTTTCACCTTTTATGCAGAGGACACGTTCTCCAGGTTTGGTGGTCCCACGGGGGGTGAGCCGGATGTCGACAGGTGTATAGAGGATAGCGGTAATCGCACTGAGGCGGACAGCACCGGGTTATACTCTGACGCCAAGTCCGTTAAGGATGTCTTCATCCTGGCGGTTGTGACCAGGACCTCGCCGATGCCGGATACCCCCATTGGGGCCCGGACAGTAGTGGCGGACGGGGATGTTCTCACCTTCGATCTGGAAGATCTGAACGGCGATGCGGATGGCGAGCTGAAAGCATTTTCGGACCCCACGAATGGGGGACTGACGTATACATTGGAGCCGAAGGACGCGATCGCCACGATAACGGCGGACGGCAGTGTCGTGACGATTACCCCGGTCTGGCGGGCTGACACCGAAACCACCCGCGTTAAAGTCACGGCCACGAACACCCGTGACGAGACCAGTTTCCCCGCGTACTTCGATCTGACAGTCGAGACGGCCAGGGAGCCGATTGTGAACCAGCACCCGGCTGTACAAGCCGCTCTTGCTGCCGGCTTCTCGTTGAGGACGGGCGCTGCTCCACTAGTGGTGCATCTTCGGAATCTCACGGGGGCAGAGAGGGCAGTGGATTATGTGCCGCTCTTCATCGATCCGAACGTGGCGGAAGGCGATGCGCTTCCGGGCGGGCTGTTGTTCAGCATGGGCATAGATGATGTGGTAGCCGAGCATGTCTACGCGGGCATCAGCAGGGAGAACGATGTGTACACGTCGGCCATGCGTCTCGTGTTGGACCCTGTTGCGGCTACGCTGACGGTTACGCCCACTGCCGCCAACTCGGCGACCGTGATGGTTTCAGCAACAGACCGTGAGGGCTATAAGGCTTCGGCGACGACGACTATCACGGTGGTGTCTTGCGATGGCGTGGATATGAGTGATCCATGCCAGGGTGTTACGACCGGCGCGGAAGGCGCGGAGCTTCCGACGGAAGTCGAGCTTTCGCAGAACTATCCGAACCCGTTCAATCCGCAGACGACCATCGACTACGCCCTGCCACAGGCGGGCGACGTAAGCCTCGTCGTGTACGACATGCTTGGCCGTGAGGTTGACGTGCTTCTTGACGGACCGCAGGCCGCTGGCCGGCACACGGTGCGCTTCGGCGCGAACCACCTGCCGAACGGCACCTACGTGTACCGCCTGATCGCTGGCGACAAGACGATTACGCGCACAATGGTTCTTGTCAAATAA